In one window of Nocardia brasiliensis DNA:
- a CDS encoding pyridoxal phosphate-dependent aminotransferase, whose amino-acid sequence MSPSQLPHRPPRVLEQSTKLQNVVYEIRGPVHAQAARLEAEGHRILKLNIGNPAPFGFEAPDVIMRDIIAALPYAQGYSESKGITSARRAVVTRYELVPGFPELDVDDVYLGNGVSELITITMQALLDNGDEVLIPAPDYPLWTAMTSLAGGTPVHYLCDESSGWQPDIADIESKITAKTKALLVINPNNPTGAVYSAEVLQQLADIARKHQLLLLADEIYDKILYDDAKHISLASVAPDLLCLTFNGLSKAYRVAGYRSGWLAITGPKDHAAGFLEGIDLLASSRLCPNVPAQHAIQVALGGHQSIEDLILPGGRLLEQRDVAWERLNMIPGVSCVKPKGALYAFPRLDPNVYEIHDDSKLILDLLLQEKILMVQGTGFNWPDHDHLRIVTLPWARDLAVAIERFGNFLSSYRQ is encoded by the coding sequence GTGAGCCCCAGTCAGCTACCGCACCGCCCACCGCGCGTACTCGAGCAGTCGACGAAACTGCAGAACGTCGTCTACGAGATTCGTGGACCGGTACACGCGCAGGCGGCACGGCTGGAGGCGGAGGGCCATCGCATCCTCAAGCTCAACATCGGCAACCCGGCGCCGTTCGGTTTCGAGGCGCCCGACGTGATCATGCGCGACATCATCGCGGCGCTGCCGTACGCCCAGGGCTACTCCGAATCCAAGGGCATCACCTCGGCCCGTCGTGCCGTGGTGACCCGCTACGAGCTGGTGCCCGGCTTCCCCGAGCTGGACGTGGACGACGTCTACCTCGGCAACGGCGTCTCCGAGCTGATCACCATCACCATGCAGGCGCTGCTGGACAACGGTGACGAGGTGCTCATCCCGGCGCCGGACTATCCGCTGTGGACCGCGATGACCAGCCTGGCCGGTGGCACCCCGGTGCACTACCTGTGCGACGAGTCCAGCGGCTGGCAGCCCGACATCGCCGATATCGAATCGAAGATCACCGCCAAGACCAAGGCGCTGCTGGTGATCAATCCGAATAACCCGACGGGTGCGGTGTATTCCGCGGAAGTGCTGCAACAGCTCGCCGATATAGCGCGCAAACATCAATTGCTGCTGCTCGCCGACGAGATCTACGACAAGATCCTCTACGACGACGCCAAGCACATCTCGCTGGCCTCGGTCGCGCCGGATCTGCTGTGCTTGACGTTCAACGGGCTGTCCAAGGCCTACCGGGTGGCGGGGTACCGCTCCGGCTGGCTGGCGATCACCGGCCCCAAGGACCACGCGGCCGGTTTCCTGGAGGGCATCGACCTGCTCGCCTCGTCCCGGCTGTGCCCGAATGTGCCTGCGCAGCATGCGATTCAGGTGGCGCTCGGCGGCCATCAGAGCATCGAGGATCTGATCCTGCCCGGCGGGCGGCTGCTGGAGCAGCGCGACGTCGCGTGGGAGCGGCTGAACATGATTCCCGGGGTGTCCTGCGTGAAGCCGAAGGGCGCGCTGTACGCGTTCCCCCGCCTGGACCCGAATGTGTATGAGATCCATGATGATTCGAAGCTCATCCTGGATCTGCTGCTGCAGGAGAAGATCCTGATGGTGCAGGGGACCGGCTTCAACTGGCCCGATCACGACCATCTGCGCATCGTGACGCTGCCGTGGGCCAGGGACCTCGCGGTCGCCATCGAGCGCTTCGGCAACTTCCTGTCCAGCTATCGCCAGTAG
- a CDS encoding XRE family transcriptional regulator, with translation MAAAHEASEHAGRAESTNVGATTLDQLDADVTRIANDYVHVPPVPMMVEMLRVRRRVYRLLEGHQRPADTSHLYLLAGTLSGLLANASTDLGYYDAAGEQIRAAWAYSELCGHNGLRAWTRGMHALIEYWSERPRRGVLLAQSGQEFAESATAKVRLLNIEARIWSRLGNSADADRCIRAADDAREVTETDTLHDEVGGVFGFNDAKAQYYAGATYIHLGQATPALAATQRAIELYSNGPSEQRSYGAESLARVDCAAAHLINGSLDGAAEALHPVLGLSEDKRIAQLEERLTGVRRRIAGPDFRDAVGARILDERIEEFCGTTAAKGIPPGNPAP, from the coding sequence ATGGCGGCTGCCCATGAGGCCAGCGAGCACGCCGGCCGGGCCGAGAGCACGAACGTGGGTGCGACCACGTTGGACCAGCTCGACGCCGATGTCACACGCATCGCGAACGATTATGTGCACGTGCCCCCGGTGCCGATGATGGTGGAGATGCTGCGGGTGCGACGCCGGGTGTACCGGCTGTTGGAGGGTCATCAGCGACCCGCCGACACCAGCCATCTGTACCTGTTGGCGGGCACCCTTTCGGGTCTGCTCGCCAACGCGAGCACCGATTTGGGTTATTACGACGCGGCGGGCGAACAGATCAGAGCCGCGTGGGCCTATTCGGAATTGTGCGGCCACAACGGATTACGGGCCTGGACCCGGGGCATGCACGCGCTCATCGAATATTGGTCCGAGCGGCCGCGGCGCGGTGTGCTGCTGGCGCAGAGCGGCCAGGAGTTCGCCGAATCCGCGACGGCGAAGGTGCGATTGCTCAATATCGAAGCCAGAATTTGGTCGCGCCTTGGTAATTCGGCCGACGCGGATCGCTGCATCCGGGCCGCCGACGACGCGCGAGAGGTCACCGAGACCGATACGCTGCACGACGAGGTCGGCGGTGTGTTCGGGTTCAACGACGCGAAGGCCCAGTACTACGCGGGTGCCACCTACATCCATCTGGGCCAGGCGACGCCCGCGCTGGCGGCCACCCAGCGCGCCATCGAGTTGTATTCGAACGGGCCGTCCGAGCAGCGCTCCTACGGCGCCGAATCGCTGGCCAGGGTCGACTGCGCGGCCGCGCACCTGATCAACGGCAGCCTCGACGGGGCGGCCGAGGCGCTGCACCCGGTGCTCGGCCTGTCCGAGGACAAGCGGATCGCCCAGCTGGAGGAGCGGCTGACCGGGGTGCGCAGGCGGATCGCGGGTCCGGACTTCCGCGACGCGGTCGGCGCCCGGATCCTGGACGAGCGCATCGAGGAGTTCTGCGGTACCACGGCGGCGAAGGGGATACCTCCCGGCAACCCGGCGCCGTGA